The Scatophagus argus isolate fScaArg1 chromosome 20, fScaArg1.pri, whole genome shotgun sequence genome window below encodes:
- the LOC124052060 gene encoding uncharacterized protein DDB_G0290301-like isoform X5, whose translation MPIFVLTFVAVPWAASKAGRLIRSGLDLIGTNLPRANPAESVPHDLPVIVPLPAQTYFQDRSFSGLRMLHQNDDRSPNQLPDENKQEKQEQDSTSATSKTDISSQSLKLPPFQDRSFSGLRMLHQNNVRSRTLLLDENKQEKQEQDSSFATSKTDISSQSELKMLQQNDDRSPNQLPDENKREKQEQDSSFATSKTDISSQSELKMLQQNDDRSPNQLPDENKREKQEQDSSFATSKTDISSQSLKLPPFQDRSFSGLRMLHQNNVRSRTLLLDENKQEKQEQDSSFATSKTDISSQSLKLPPFQDRSFSGLRMLHQNNVRSRTLLLDENKQEKEEQDSSFATSKTDISSQSELKMLQQNDDRSPNQLPDENKQEKQEQDSSFATSKTDISSQSELKMLQQNDDRSPNQLPDENKQEKQEQVSTSATSKTDISSQSLKLPPFQDRSFSGLRMLHQNNVRSRTLLLDENKQEKQEQDSSFATSKTDISSQSELKMLQQNDDRSPNQLPDENKQEKQEQDSTSATSKTDISSQSLKLPRLALYMSVHLYPFASCGGREGKSGKDLTPHELADRWMKEQAQFAAAFYVTYDEILACMKKYKERQQMVLFPTKVAVFFRAARARIMDLWFRVVERITSVFAKAQAPLPAWIFDRFNFLFIAAVLSLIYFFIYRKRPTMTAVFSSTEEFPAVFPQLKQQEMYLPGNKRELLISFPHPQKRLQLFYPESKEGWTIVLKRPEHQMRLLLPGHLQGLQMVFPLSKQELPVPFPRPVEELLLLFPQSEQGIRVFFPGLTGRIRAAFFGAQRRLMQVVSWTRSRIAAGLLSASEQTLTLFDAISNRLAVMFVRFQY comes from the exons ATGCCCATCTTTGTTTTGACGTTTGTTGCTGTCCCTTGGGCTGCTTCAAAAGCTGGTCGCCTCATCAGATCTGGACTGGACCTCATTGGCACAAATTTACCCAGGGCTAACCCAGCAGAGTCTGTTCCCCATGATTTACCTGTAATCGTACCTCTACCAGCCCAGACATACTTCCAGGACAGAAGCTTCAGTGGTCTCAGGATGCTGCATCAGAATGATGACAGAAGCCCGAACCAACTACCAGATGAAA AtaagcaagagaaacaagagcaggacAGTACCTCTGCAACCTCTAAGACTGACATCAGCAGCCAAAGTCTTAAACTCCCTCCCTTCCAGGACAGAAGCTTCAGTGGTCTCAGGATGCTGCATCAGAATAATGTCAGAAGCCGGACCCTACTGCTTGATGAAAAtaagcaagagaaacaagagcaggacAGCAGCTTTGCAACCTCTAAGACTGACATCAGCAGCCAAAGTGAGCTCAAGATGCTACAGCAGAATGATGACAGAAGCCCGAACCAACTACCAGATGAAAATAAGCgagagaaacaagagcaggatAGCAGCTTTGCAACCTCTAAGACTGACATCAGCAGCCAAAGTGAGCTCAAGATGCTACAGCAGAATGATGACAGAAGCCCGAACCAACTACCAGATGAAAATAAGCgagagaaacaagagcaggatAGCAGCTTTGCAACCTCTAAGACTGACATCAGCAGCCAAAGTCTTAAACTCCCTCCCTTCCAGGACAGAAGCTTCAGTGGTCTCAGGATGCTGCATCAGAATAATGTCAGAAGCCGGACCCTACTGCTTGATGAAAAtaagcaagagaaacaagagcaggacAGCAGCTTTGCAACCTCTAAGACTGACATCAGCAGCCAAA GTCTTAAACTCCCTCCCTTCCAGGACAGAAGCTTCAGTGGTCTCAGGATGCTGCATCAGAATAATGTCAGAAGCCGGACCCTACTGCTTGATGAAAATaagcaagagaaagaagagcaggACAGCAGCTTTGCAACCTCTAAGACTGACATCAGCAGCCAAAGTGAGCTCAAGATGCTACAGCAGAATGATGACAGAAGCCCGAACCAACTACCAGATGAAAAtaagcaagagaaacaagagcaggacAGCAGCTTTGCAACCTCTAAGACTGACATCAGCAGCCAAAGTGAGCTCAAGATGCTACAGCAGAATGATGACAGAAGCCCGAACCAACTACCAGATGAAAAtaagcaagagaaacaagagcaggTCAGTACCTCTGCAACCTCTAAGACTGACATCAGCAGCCAAAGTCTTAAACTCCCTCCCTTCCAGGACAGAAGCTTCAGTGGTCTCAGGATGCTGCATCAGAATAATGTCAGAAGCCGGACCCTACTGCTTGATGAAAAtaagcaagagaaacaagagcaggacAGCAGCTTTGCAACCTCTAAGACTGACATCAGCAGCCAAAGTGAGCTCAAGATGCTACAGCAGAATGATGACAGAAGCCCGAACCAACTACCAGATGAAAAtaagcaagagaaacaagagcaggacAGTACCTCTGCAACCTCTAAGACTGACATCAGCAGCCAAAGTCTTAAACTCCCTCGTCTCGCTCTCTACATGTCTGTGCATCTGTACCCCTTTGCCTCttgtggagggagggagggaaagtcTGGAAAGGACTTGACACCACATGAGCTTGCTGACAGATGGATGAAGGAACAAGCCCAATTTGCAGCTGCTTTTTATGTGACCTATGACGAAATTCTAGCGTGTatgaagaaatacaaagaaagacaacaaatggTTCTTTTCCCAACAAAAGTTGCAGTCTTCTTCCGTGCGGCCCGAGCAAGAATCATGGATCTTTGGTTCAGGGTTGTAGAAAGAATTACATCTGTTTTCGCCAAGGCCCAAGCACCACTTCCAGCTTGGATTTTTGATCGTTTTAACTTTCTCTTTATCGCTGCAGTTTTatcacttatttatttctttatttaccGGAAAAGACCAACAATGACAGCAGTTTTTTCCAGCACAGAAGAATTTCCGGCGGTCTTTCCACAATTGAAACAGCAAGAAATGTATTTGCCAGGAAACAAGCGAGAATTGCTGATTTCTTTTCCACACCCACAGAAAAGATTGCAGCTGTTTTATCCAGAATCAAAAGAGGGTTGGACAATAGTTCTGAAACGGCCAGAACACCAAATGAGGCTGCTTTTACCAGGACACCTACAAGGACTGCAGATGGTTTTTCCACTGTCCAAGCAAGAACTGCCGGTGCCTTTTCCACGACCAGTGGAAGAATTGCTGCTGTTATTTCCACAATCGGAGCAAGGAATTCGCGTGTTTTTTCCAGGACTAACAGGACGAATTAGAGCAGCTTTTTTCGGAGCCCAAAGAAGACTAATGCAAGTTGTTTCCTGGACTCGATCAAGAATTGCTGCTGGTCTTCTCAGCGCATCCGAACAGACTCTGACTTTGTTTGACGCGATCTCAAACAGACTCGCAGTCATGTTTGTACGTTTTCagtattaa
- the LOC124052060 gene encoding uncharacterized protein DDB_G0290301-like isoform X6 yields MPIFVLTFVAVPWAASKAGRLIRSGLDLIGTNLPRANPAESVPHDLPVIVPLPAQTYFQDRSFSGLRMLHQNDDRSPNQLPDENKQEKQEQDSTSATSKTDISSQSLKLPPFQDRSFSGLRMLHQNNVRSRTLLLDENKQEKQEQDSSFATSKTDISSQSELKMLQQNDDRSPNQLPDENKREKQEQDSSFATSKTDISSQSELKMLQQNDDRSPNQLPDENKREKQEQDSSFATSKTDISSQSLKLPPFQDRSFSGLRMLHQNNVRSRTLLLDENKQEKQEQDSSFATSKTDISSQSELKMLQQNDDRSPNQLPDENKQEKQEQDSSFATSKTDISSQSELKMLQQNDDRSPNQLPDENKQEKQEQDSSFATSKTDISSQSELKMLQQNDDRSPNQLPDENKQEKQEQVSTSATSKTDISSQSLKLPPFQDRSFSGLRMLHQNNVRSRTLLLDENKQEKQEQDSSFATSKTDISSQSELKMLQQNDDRSPNQLPDENKQEKQEQDSTSATSKTDISSQSLKLPRLALYMSVHLYPFASCGGREGKSGKDLTPHELADRWMKEQAQFAAAFYVTYDEILACMKKYKERQQMVLFPTKVAVFFRAARARIMDLWFRVVERITSVFAKAQAPLPAWIFDRFNFLFIAAVLSLIYFFIYRKRPTMTAVFSSTEEFPAVFPQLKQQEMYLPGNKRELLISFPHPQKRLQLFYPESKEGWTIVLKRPEHQMRLLLPGHLQGLQMVFPLSKQELPVPFPRPVEELLLLFPQSEQGIRVFFPGLTGRIRAAFFGAQRRLMQVVSWTRSRIAAGLLSASEQTLTLFDAISNRLAVMFVRFQY; encoded by the exons ATGCCCATCTTTGTTTTGACGTTTGTTGCTGTCCCTTGGGCTGCTTCAAAAGCTGGTCGCCTCATCAGATCTGGACTGGACCTCATTGGCACAAATTTACCCAGGGCTAACCCAGCAGAGTCTGTTCCCCATGATTTACCTGTAATCGTACCTCTACCAGCCCAGACATACTTCCAGGACAGAAGCTTCAGTGGTCTCAGGATGCTGCATCAGAATGATGACAGAAGCCCGAACCAACTACCAGATGAAA AtaagcaagagaaacaagagcaggacAGTACCTCTGCAACCTCTAAGACTGACATCAGCAGCCAAAGTCTTAAACTCCCTCCCTTCCAGGACAGAAGCTTCAGTGGTCTCAGGATGCTGCATCAGAATAATGTCAGAAGCCGGACCCTACTGCTTGATGAAAAtaagcaagagaaacaagagcaggacAGCAGCTTTGCAACCTCTAAGACTGACATCAGCAGCCAAAGTGAGCTCAAGATGCTACAGCAGAATGATGACAGAAGCCCGAACCAACTACCAGATGAAAATAAGCgagagaaacaagagcaggatAGCAGCTTTGCAACCTCTAAGACTGACATCAGCAGCCAAAGTGAGCTCAAGATGCTACAGCAGAATGATGACAGAAGCCCGAACCAACTACCAGATGAAAATAAGCgagagaaacaagagcaggatAGCAGCTTTGCAACCTCTAAGACTGACATCAGCAGCCAAAGTCTTAAACTCCCTCCCTTCCAGGACAGAAGCTTCAGTGGTCTCAGGATGCTGCATCAGAATAATGTCAGAAGCCGGACCCTACTGCTTGATGAAAAtaagcaagagaaacaagagcaggacAGCAGCTTTGCAACCTCTAAGACTGACATCAGCAGCCAAAGTGAGCTCAAGATGCTACAGCAGAATGATGACAGAAGCCCGAACCAACTACCAGATGAAAAtaagcaagagaaacaagagcag gACAGCAGCTTTGCAACCTCTAAGACTGACATCAGCAGCCAAAGTGAGCTCAAGATGCTACAGCAGAATGATGACAGAAGCCCGAACCAACTACCAGATGAAAAtaagcaagagaaacaagagcaggacAGCAGCTTTGCAACCTCTAAGACTGACATCAGCAGCCAAAGTGAGCTCAAGATGCTACAGCAGAATGATGACAGAAGCCCGAACCAACTACCAGATGAAAAtaagcaagagaaacaagagcaggTCAGTACCTCTGCAACCTCTAAGACTGACATCAGCAGCCAAAGTCTTAAACTCCCTCCCTTCCAGGACAGAAGCTTCAGTGGTCTCAGGATGCTGCATCAGAATAATGTCAGAAGCCGGACCCTACTGCTTGATGAAAAtaagcaagagaaacaagagcaggacAGCAGCTTTGCAACCTCTAAGACTGACATCAGCAGCCAAAGTGAGCTCAAGATGCTACAGCAGAATGATGACAGAAGCCCGAACCAACTACCAGATGAAAAtaagcaagagaaacaagagcaggacAGTACCTCTGCAACCTCTAAGACTGACATCAGCAGCCAAAGTCTTAAACTCCCTCGTCTCGCTCTCTACATGTCTGTGCATCTGTACCCCTTTGCCTCttgtggagggagggagggaaagtcTGGAAAGGACTTGACACCACATGAGCTTGCTGACAGATGGATGAAGGAACAAGCCCAATTTGCAGCTGCTTTTTATGTGACCTATGACGAAATTCTAGCGTGTatgaagaaatacaaagaaagacaacaaatggTTCTTTTCCCAACAAAAGTTGCAGTCTTCTTCCGTGCGGCCCGAGCAAGAATCATGGATCTTTGGTTCAGGGTTGTAGAAAGAATTACATCTGTTTTCGCCAAGGCCCAAGCACCACTTCCAGCTTGGATTTTTGATCGTTTTAACTTTCTCTTTATCGCTGCAGTTTTatcacttatttatttctttatttaccGGAAAAGACCAACAATGACAGCAGTTTTTTCCAGCACAGAAGAATTTCCGGCGGTCTTTCCACAATTGAAACAGCAAGAAATGTATTTGCCAGGAAACAAGCGAGAATTGCTGATTTCTTTTCCACACCCACAGAAAAGATTGCAGCTGTTTTATCCAGAATCAAAAGAGGGTTGGACAATAGTTCTGAAACGGCCAGAACACCAAATGAGGCTGCTTTTACCAGGACACCTACAAGGACTGCAGATGGTTTTTCCACTGTCCAAGCAAGAACTGCCGGTGCCTTTTCCACGACCAGTGGAAGAATTGCTGCTGTTATTTCCACAATCGGAGCAAGGAATTCGCGTGTTTTTTCCAGGACTAACAGGACGAATTAGAGCAGCTTTTTTCGGAGCCCAAAGAAGACTAATGCAAGTTGTTTCCTGGACTCGATCAAGAATTGCTGCTGGTCTTCTCAGCGCATCCGAACAGACTCTGACTTTGTTTGACGCGATCTCAAACAGACTCGCAGTCATGTTTGTACGTTTTCagtattaa
- the LOC124052060 gene encoding uncharacterized protein LOC124052060 isoform X7 has product MPIFVLTFVAVPWAASKAGRLIRSGLDLIGTNLPRANPAESVPHDLPVIVPLPAQTYFQDRSFSGLRMLHQNDDRSPNQLPDENKQEKQEQDSTSATSKTDISSQSLKLPPFQDRSFSGLRMLHQNNVRSRTLLLDENKQEKQEQDSSFATSKTDISSQSELKMLQQNDDRSPNQLPDENKREKQEQDSSFATSKTDISSQSELKMLQQNDDRSPNQLPDENKREKQEQDSSFATSKTDISSQSELKMLQQNDDRSPNQLPDENKQEKQEQVSTSATSKTDISSQSLKLPPFQDRSFSGLRMLHQNNVRSRTLLLDENKQEKEEQDSSFATSKTDISSQSELKMLQQNDDRSPNQLPDENKQEKQEQDSSFATSKTDISSQSELKMLQQNDDRSPNQLPDENKQEKQEQVSTSATSKTDISSQSLKLPPFQDRSFSGLRMLHQNNVRSRTLLLDENKQEKQEQDSSFATSKTDISSQSELKMLQQNDDRSPNQLPDENKQEKQEQDSTSATSKTDISSQSLKLPRLALYMSVHLYPFASCGGREGKSGKDLTPHELADRWMKEQAQFAAAFYVTYDEILACMKKYKERQQMVLFPTKVAVFFRAARARIMDLWFRVVERITSVFAKAQAPLPAWIFDRFNFLFIAAVLSLIYFFIYRKRPTMTAVFSSTEEFPAVFPQLKQQEMYLPGNKRELLISFPHPQKRLQLFYPESKEGWTIVLKRPEHQMRLLLPGHLQGLQMVFPLSKQELPVPFPRPVEELLLLFPQSEQGIRVFFPGLTGRIRAAFFGAQRRLMQVVSWTRSRIAAGLLSASEQTLTLFDAISNRLAVMFVRFQY; this is encoded by the exons ATGCCCATCTTTGTTTTGACGTTTGTTGCTGTCCCTTGGGCTGCTTCAAAAGCTGGTCGCCTCATCAGATCTGGACTGGACCTCATTGGCACAAATTTACCCAGGGCTAACCCAGCAGAGTCTGTTCCCCATGATTTACCTGTAATCGTACCTCTACCAGCCCAGACATACTTCCAGGACAGAAGCTTCAGTGGTCTCAGGATGCTGCATCAGAATGATGACAGAAGCCCGAACCAACTACCAGATGAAA AtaagcaagagaaacaagagcaggacAGTACCTCTGCAACCTCTAAGACTGACATCAGCAGCCAAAGTCTTAAACTCCCTCCCTTCCAGGACAGAAGCTTCAGTGGTCTCAGGATGCTGCATCAGAATAATGTCAGAAGCCGGACCCTACTGCTTGATGAAAAtaagcaagagaaacaagagcaggacAGCAGCTTTGCAACCTCTAAGACTGACATCAGCAGCCAAAGTGAGCTCAAGATGCTACAGCAGAATGATGACAGAAGCCCGAACCAACTACCAGATGAAAATAAGCgagagaaacaagagcaggatAGCAGCTTTGCAACCTCTAAGACTGACATCAGCAGCCAAAGTGAGCTCAAGATGCTACAGCAGAATGATGACAGAAGCCCGAACCAACTACCAGATGAAAATAAGCgagagaaacaagagcaggatAGCAGCTTTGCAACCTCTAAGACTGAC ATCAGCAGCCAAAGTGAGCTCAAGATGCTACAGCAGAATGATGACAGAAGCCCGAACCAACTACCAGATGAAAAtaagcaagagaaacaagagcaggTCAGTACCTCTGCAACCTCTAAGACTGACATCAGCAGCCAAAGTCTTAAACTCCCTCCCTTCCAGGACAGAAGCTTCAGTGGTCTCAGGATGCTGCATCAGAATAATGTCAGAAGCCGGACCCTACTGCTTGATGAAAATaagcaagagaaagaagagcaggACAGCAGCTTTGCAACCTCTAAGACTGACATCAGCAGCCAAAGTGAGCTCAAGATGCTACAGCAGAATGATGACAGAAGCCCGAACCAACTACCAGATGAAAAtaagcaagagaaacaagagcaggacAGCAGCTTTGCAACCTCTAAGACTGACATCAGCAGCCAAAGTGAGCTCAAGATGCTACAGCAGAATGATGACAGAAGCCCGAACCAACTACCAGATGAAAAtaagcaagagaaacaagagcaggTCAGTACCTCTGCAACCTCTAAGACTGACATCAGCAGCCAAAGTCTTAAACTCCCTCCCTTCCAGGACAGAAGCTTCAGTGGTCTCAGGATGCTGCATCAGAATAATGTCAGAAGCCGGACCCTACTGCTTGATGAAAAtaagcaagagaaacaagagcaggacAGCAGCTTTGCAACCTCTAAGACTGACATCAGCAGCCAAAGTGAGCTCAAGATGCTACAGCAGAATGATGACAGAAGCCCGAACCAACTACCAGATGAAAAtaagcaagagaaacaagagcaggacAGTACCTCTGCAACCTCTAAGACTGACATCAGCAGCCAAAGTCTTAAACTCCCTCGTCTCGCTCTCTACATGTCTGTGCATCTGTACCCCTTTGCCTCttgtggagggagggagggaaagtcTGGAAAGGACTTGACACCACATGAGCTTGCTGACAGATGGATGAAGGAACAAGCCCAATTTGCAGCTGCTTTTTATGTGACCTATGACGAAATTCTAGCGTGTatgaagaaatacaaagaaagacaacaaatggTTCTTTTCCCAACAAAAGTTGCAGTCTTCTTCCGTGCGGCCCGAGCAAGAATCATGGATCTTTGGTTCAGGGTTGTAGAAAGAATTACATCTGTTTTCGCCAAGGCCCAAGCACCACTTCCAGCTTGGATTTTTGATCGTTTTAACTTTCTCTTTATCGCTGCAGTTTTatcacttatttatttctttatttaccGGAAAAGACCAACAATGACAGCAGTTTTTTCCAGCACAGAAGAATTTCCGGCGGTCTTTCCACAATTGAAACAGCAAGAAATGTATTTGCCAGGAAACAAGCGAGAATTGCTGATTTCTTTTCCACACCCACAGAAAAGATTGCAGCTGTTTTATCCAGAATCAAAAGAGGGTTGGACAATAGTTCTGAAACGGCCAGAACACCAAATGAGGCTGCTTTTACCAGGACACCTACAAGGACTGCAGATGGTTTTTCCACTGTCCAAGCAAGAACTGCCGGTGCCTTTTCCACGACCAGTGGAAGAATTGCTGCTGTTATTTCCACAATCGGAGCAAGGAATTCGCGTGTTTTTTCCAGGACTAACAGGACGAATTAGAGCAGCTTTTTTCGGAGCCCAAAGAAGACTAATGCAAGTTGTTTCCTGGACTCGATCAAGAATTGCTGCTGGTCTTCTCAGCGCATCCGAACAGACTCTGACTTTGTTTGACGCGATCTCAAACAGACTCGCAGTCATGTTTGTACGTTTTCagtattaa
- the LOC124052060 gene encoding uncharacterized protein DDB_G0290301-like isoform X2, with amino-acid sequence MPIFVLTFVAVPWAASKAGRLIRSGLDLIGTNLPRANPAESVPHDLPVIVPLPAQTYFQDRSFSGLRMLHQNDDRSPNQLPDENKQEKQEQDSTSATSKTDISSQSLKLPPFQDRSFSGLRMLHQNNVRSRTLLLDENKQEKQEQDSSFATSKTDISSQSELKMLQQNDDRSPNQLPDENKREKQEQDSSFATSKTDISSQSELKMLQQNDDRSPNQLPDENKREKQEQDSSFATSKTDISSQSLKLPPFQDRSFSGLRMLHQNNVRSRTLLLDENKQEKQEQDSSFATSKTDISSQSELKMLQQNDDRSPNQLPDENKQEKQEQVSTSATSKTDISSQSLKLPPFQDRSFSGLRMLHQNNVRSRTLLLDENKQEKEEQDSSFATSKTDISSQSELKMLQQNDDRSPNQLPDENKQEKQEQDSSFATSKTDISSQSLKLPPFQDRSFSGLRMLHQNNVRSRTLLLDENKQEKQEQDSSFATSKTDISSQSELKMLQQNDDRSPNQLPDENKQEKQEQDSTSATSKTDISSQSLKLPRLALYMSVHLYPFASCGGREGKSGKDLTPHELADRWMKEQAQFAAAFYVTYDEILACMKKYKERQQMVLFPTKVAVFFRAARARIMDLWFRVVERITSVFAKAQAPLPAWIFDRFNFLFIAAVLSLIYFFIYRKRPTMTAVFSSTEEFPAVFPQLKQQEMYLPGNKRELLISFPHPQKRLQLFYPESKEGWTIVLKRPEHQMRLLLPGHLQGLQMVFPLSKQELPVPFPRPVEELLLLFPQSEQGIRVFFPGLTGRIRAAFFGAQRRLMQVVSWTRSRIAAGLLSASEQTLTLFDAISNRLAVMFVRFQY; translated from the exons ATGCCCATCTTTGTTTTGACGTTTGTTGCTGTCCCTTGGGCTGCTTCAAAAGCTGGTCGCCTCATCAGATCTGGACTGGACCTCATTGGCACAAATTTACCCAGGGCTAACCCAGCAGAGTCTGTTCCCCATGATTTACCTGTAATCGTACCTCTACCAGCCCAGACATACTTCCAGGACAGAAGCTTCAGTGGTCTCAGGATGCTGCATCAGAATGATGACAGAAGCCCGAACCAACTACCAGATGAAA AtaagcaagagaaacaagagcaggacAGTACCTCTGCAACCTCTAAGACTGACATCAGCAGCCAAAGTCTTAAACTCCCTCCCTTCCAGGACAGAAGCTTCAGTGGTCTCAGGATGCTGCATCAGAATAATGTCAGAAGCCGGACCCTACTGCTTGATGAAAAtaagcaagagaaacaagagcaggacAGCAGCTTTGCAACCTCTAAGACTGACATCAGCAGCCAAAGTGAGCTCAAGATGCTACAGCAGAATGATGACAGAAGCCCGAACCAACTACCAGATGAAAATAAGCgagagaaacaagagcaggatAGCAGCTTTGCAACCTCTAAGACTGACATCAGCAGCCAAAGTGAGCTCAAGATGCTACAGCAGAATGATGACAGAAGCCCGAACCAACTACCAGATGAAAATAAGCgagagaaacaagagcaggatAGCAGCTTTGCAACCTCTAAGACTGACATCAGCAGCCAAAGTCTTAAACTCCCTCCCTTCCAGGACAGAAGCTTCAGTGGTCTCAGGATGCTGCATCAGAATAATGTCAGAAGCCGGACCCTACTGCTTGATGAAAAtaagcaagagaaacaagagcaggacAGCAGCTTTGCAACCTCTAAGACTGACATCAGCAGCCAAAGTGAGCTCAAGATGCTACAGCAGAATGATGACAGAAGCCCGAACCAACTACCAGATGAAAAtaagcaagagaaacaagagcaggTCAGTACCTCTGCAACCTCTAAGACTGACATCAGCAGCCAAAGTCTTAAACTCCCTCCCTTCCAGGACAGAAGCTTCAGTGGTCTCAGGATGCTGCATCAGAATAATGTCAGAAGCCGGACCCTACTGCTTGATGAAAATaagcaagagaaagaagagcaggACAGCAGCTTTGCAACCTCTAAGACTGACATCAGCAGCCAAAGTGAGCTCAAGATGCTACAGCAGAATGATGACAGAAGCCCGAACCAACTACCAGATGAAAAtaagcaagagaaacaagagcaggacAGCAGCTTTGCAACCTCTAAGACTGAC ATCAGCAGCCAAAGTCTTAAACTCCCTCCCTTCCAGGACAGAAGCTTCAGTGGTCTCAGGATGCTGCATCAGAATAATGTCAGAAGCCGGACCCTACTGCTTGATGAAAAtaagcaagagaaacaagagcaggacAGCAGCTTTGCAACCTCTAAGACTGACATCAGCAGCCAAAGTGAGCTCAAGATGCTACAGCAGAATGATGACAGAAGCCCGAACCAACTACCAGATGAAAAtaagcaagagaaacaagagcaggacAGTACCTCTGCAACCTCTAAGACTGACATCAGCAGCCAAAGTCTTAAACTCCCTCGTCTCGCTCTCTACATGTCTGTGCATCTGTACCCCTTTGCCTCttgtggagggagggagggaaagtcTGGAAAGGACTTGACACCACATGAGCTTGCTGACAGATGGATGAAGGAACAAGCCCAATTTGCAGCTGCTTTTTATGTGACCTATGACGAAATTCTAGCGTGTatgaagaaatacaaagaaagacaacaaatggTTCTTTTCCCAACAAAAGTTGCAGTCTTCTTCCGTGCGGCCCGAGCAAGAATCATGGATCTTTGGTTCAGGGTTGTAGAAAGAATTACATCTGTTTTCGCCAAGGCCCAAGCACCACTTCCAGCTTGGATTTTTGATCGTTTTAACTTTCTCTTTATCGCTGCAGTTTTatcacttatttatttctttatttaccGGAAAAGACCAACAATGACAGCAGTTTTTTCCAGCACAGAAGAATTTCCGGCGGTCTTTCCACAATTGAAACAGCAAGAAATGTATTTGCCAGGAAACAAGCGAGAATTGCTGATTTCTTTTCCACACCCACAGAAAAGATTGCAGCTGTTTTATCCAGAATCAAAAGAGGGTTGGACAATAGTTCTGAAACGGCCAGAACACCAAATGAGGCTGCTTTTACCAGGACACCTACAAGGACTGCAGATGGTTTTTCCACTGTCCAAGCAAGAACTGCCGGTGCCTTTTCCACGACCAGTGGAAGAATTGCTGCTGTTATTTCCACAATCGGAGCAAGGAATTCGCGTGTTTTTTCCAGGACTAACAGGACGAATTAGAGCAGCTTTTTTCGGAGCCCAAAGAAGACTAATGCAAGTTGTTTCCTGGACTCGATCAAGAATTGCTGCTGGTCTTCTCAGCGCATCCGAACAGACTCTGACTTTGTTTGACGCGATCTCAAACAGACTCGCAGTCATGTTTGTACGTTTTCagtattaa